In a genomic window of Occallatibacter riparius:
- a CDS encoding PfkB family carbohydrate kinase produces MTGAHILFAGRTTVDALYWLDAMPREDTKVFARAFRVAPGGPACNAAITHALLGGRATLMSAVGAGPWAEMARAELDLRGIELVDLAADGYETPLTTVLVNAAAATRTIVNPPVSPVQVLPLDGGWDPAWGDAPAVALTDGFHLSETLPLLRSLRDGGTALCLDGGSWKPGTDVLAPMLTAAICSERFAMPGVAADAEKTLAWFAAQGVPFVAVTRGARPIVGLDRGQRFEIAIEAVEAVDTLGAGDVLHGAFCFYFAESGDFEGSLRRAAEVATRSCRGLGIGCWV; encoded by the coding sequence ATGACGGGTGCGCACATTCTCTTCGCAGGGCGGACGACGGTCGATGCGCTGTATTGGCTCGATGCGATGCCGCGGGAAGACACGAAGGTGTTTGCGCGGGCGTTTCGTGTAGCGCCGGGCGGGCCGGCTTGCAATGCGGCGATTACGCATGCGCTGCTGGGTGGACGCGCAACGCTGATGAGCGCGGTGGGTGCGGGGCCGTGGGCAGAGATGGCGCGCGCGGAGCTGGATCTGCGTGGGATCGAACTGGTGGATCTGGCGGCGGATGGGTACGAGACTCCTCTGACAACTGTGCTGGTGAATGCGGCTGCGGCGACGCGGACGATTGTGAATCCGCCTGTATCGCCGGTGCAGGTGCTGCCGCTTGATGGCGGATGGGATCCAGCGTGGGGTGATGCGCCGGCGGTGGCTCTGACGGATGGATTCCATTTAAGCGAGACTCTGCCGCTGCTGCGGTCGCTGAGGGATGGTGGAACGGCGTTGTGCCTGGATGGCGGGAGTTGGAAGCCGGGGACGGACGTGCTGGCTCCGATGCTGACGGCGGCGATTTGCAGTGAGCGGTTTGCGATGCCGGGCGTGGCTGCGGATGCGGAGAAGACGCTTGCGTGGTTCGCCGCGCAGGGTGTGCCGTTTGTGGCGGTGACGCGTGGGGCGAGGCCAATTGTTGGTTTAGATCGCGGACAGCGGTTTGAGATTGCGATTGAGGCGGTTGAGGCCGTGGATACGCTGGGCGCCGGGGATGTGCTGCACGGGGCGTTCTGTTTCTATTTTGCGGAGAGCGGTGATTTTGAGGGTTCGCTGCGGAGAGCGGCGGAAGTGGCTACGCGGTCGTGCCGGGGGTTGGGAATTGGGTGCTGGGTATGA
- a CDS encoding SDR family oxidoreductase produces the protein MSTVLVTGGSGFIAGHSILQLLAQGHQVRTTVRDLKRENDVRATLRRAGADPGNQLTFFAADLNSDTGWPPAVSGCDYVLHVASPFPPGVPRHEDDLIVPAREGALRVLRASRDAGVKRVVLTSSFVAIGYGHENHTAPYNEHDWTDPNAPGLTAYAKSKTIAERAAWAFISREGGSLELSVINPVLVCGPVLSADYAASIMLVQKLMDGALPGCPRLNFGIVDVRDVADLHIRAMTRPAANGERFLGASGDFISLQEVANVLKQRLGPAARRVPTRELPNWLVRLFAFADPSVRLILPELGKPKNATGEKARRLLGWNPRSREDALVATAQSLIDLGLLKDSPRAA, from the coding sequence ATGAGTACAGTTCTCGTCACCGGCGGCTCAGGTTTTATCGCCGGCCACTCCATCCTGCAACTGCTCGCCCAGGGCCATCAGGTCCGCACCACCGTCCGCGACCTCAAGCGCGAGAACGACGTTCGCGCCACCCTGCGCCGCGCCGGCGCCGACCCCGGCAACCAACTCACCTTCTTCGCCGCCGATCTCAACAGCGATACCGGCTGGCCCCCGGCCGTCAGCGGTTGCGACTATGTCCTCCACGTCGCCTCCCCCTTTCCCCCCGGCGTTCCGCGCCATGAAGATGACCTCATCGTCCCCGCCCGCGAAGGAGCCCTTCGCGTCCTCCGTGCTTCTCGCGACGCTGGCGTTAAACGCGTCGTCCTTACTTCCTCTTTTGTCGCCATCGGCTACGGCCACGAGAACCACACCGCTCCATACAACGAACACGACTGGACCGACCCCAACGCCCCCGGCCTTACGGCCTACGCCAAATCCAAGACCATCGCCGAACGCGCTGCCTGGGCCTTCATCTCCCGCGAAGGGGGATCGCTTGAACTGTCCGTTATCAATCCCGTCCTCGTCTGCGGTCCGGTCCTTTCCGCGGATTACGCGGCGTCCATCATGCTCGTCCAGAAACTCATGGACGGAGCCCTGCCCGGCTGCCCGCGCCTCAATTTCGGCATTGTCGACGTCCGCGACGTTGCCGACCTCCACATCCGCGCCATGACCCGCCCCGCTGCCAACGGCGAGCGATTCCTCGGCGCCTCCGGAGACTTTATCTCCCTCCAGGAGGTGGCGAACGTCCTCAAGCAGCGCCTCGGCCCCGCGGCCCGTCGCGTACCCACCCGCGAACTGCCCAACTGGCTGGTCCGACTCTTCGCGTTCGCCGACCCATCGGTCCGCCTCATCCTGCCCGAACTGGGCAAACCGAAAAACGCCACCGGCGAAAAAGCCCGCCGCCTCCTCGGCTGGAATCCGCGTTCCCGCGAAGACGCCTTGGTCGCCACCGCCCAGAGCCTCATCGACCTCGGCCTACTGAAAGACTCCCCCCGCGCCGCGTGA
- a CDS encoding LolA family protein: MRKFLVVLVAVTVFGAPAMRADDLDSVLRKLDAAAVSFRSTSADFKIVNAMTDPIPETEEQTGAVYYERKNKSFQMAAHIQQVDGRPVPKTYMFSGGEMKLWEGGALNQVTTLTKAGKFESYLALGFGASGKDLEEKWTITYDGDETIAGVKTAKLELVAKDPGVRKNLPKVIVWMDTTRGISMKQFFDEGQGQSRTCTYSNIKLNASLPGDAFTFPTNSKTQYIKR; encoded by the coding sequence ATGCGCAAGTTTCTTGTCGTGCTGGTCGCGGTGACGGTTTTTGGGGCTCCCGCGATGCGCGCTGATGACCTGGATTCAGTGCTGCGCAAGTTGGACGCTGCGGCAGTCAGTTTTCGTTCCACCTCGGCCGATTTCAAGATTGTGAACGCGATGACCGATCCGATTCCCGAGACGGAAGAGCAGACGGGAGCGGTGTACTACGAGCGCAAGAACAAGTCGTTCCAGATGGCTGCGCATATCCAGCAGGTGGATGGGCGGCCGGTGCCGAAGACGTATATGTTTTCAGGCGGCGAAATGAAGCTTTGGGAGGGTGGCGCGCTGAACCAGGTGACAACCCTGACGAAAGCGGGCAAGTTCGAAAGCTACCTGGCGCTGGGGTTTGGGGCGAGCGGCAAAGACCTCGAGGAAAAGTGGACGATCACCTACGACGGCGATGAGACCATCGCGGGCGTGAAGACGGCGAAGCTCGAGCTGGTGGCGAAGGATCCAGGCGTGCGCAAGAACCTGCCCAAGGTGATTGTGTGGATGGATACGACGCGCGGCATCAGCATGAAGCAGTTCTTCGATGAAGGGCAGGGGCAGTCGCGGACGTGTACCTATTCAAATATCAAGCTGAATGCGTCGTTGCCGGGGGATGCGTTTACTTTTCCTACGAACTCGAAAACTCAATACATCAAGAGATAG
- a CDS encoding NAD(P)/FAD-dependent oxidoreductase, with protein MTQLAQPLQQLPGKQPRVVIIGGGFGGIHAAKSLAHLPVEVTIIDRRNHHTFQPLLYQVALAVLSPADIASPIRSIVRHQKNTQVLMDEVIGIDTLKQSVALKSGAQIPYDYLVVAAGSTHSYFGHEEWSAAAPGLKTVEDATEIRRRVLLAFELAERHMQEHGWHPPLNFVVIGGGPTGVELAGAIRDIAQYYMKHDFRHINPQKAKVLLLDGGERLLAAYPPDLSAKAQKELEALGVEVHLGCHVTGIEPGWVETGGPRPLGKLEAAVILWAAGVQASPLGKMLGGETDKRGCVIVDDQLNPANLANVFVLGDLAHFVQDGKQVPGVAQPAMQMGDHVAKMISADLKGAKRPAFRYFDKGDMATIGRMSAVADVKWPFKAHMGGFPAWFTWLTVHIFFLIGFRNRIAVLFTWVWSYFSFTRSARLITGDQRLPGWQEQVEAGPARPSAAVSAQTGVSGSRAAD; from the coding sequence GTGACACAGTTAGCTCAACCGCTTCAACAACTTCCGGGCAAACAGCCGCGTGTGGTCATTATCGGAGGCGGCTTTGGCGGCATCCACGCCGCGAAATCGCTGGCTCATCTTCCCGTCGAGGTTACGATCATTGATCGTCGCAACCATCACACGTTCCAGCCCCTTCTGTATCAAGTGGCTTTGGCGGTTCTATCCCCGGCCGACATAGCATCGCCCATCCGCAGCATTGTGCGGCACCAGAAGAACACGCAAGTTCTGATGGATGAGGTGATTGGGATCGATACATTGAAGCAGTCGGTGGCACTGAAGAGCGGCGCGCAGATTCCTTATGACTATCTCGTCGTGGCAGCGGGATCTACGCACTCTTATTTCGGGCACGAAGAGTGGTCAGCCGCTGCGCCGGGTTTGAAGACGGTTGAGGATGCTACGGAGATTCGCCGGAGGGTGTTGCTGGCTTTCGAATTAGCAGAGCGGCACATGCAGGAGCACGGGTGGCATCCGCCGCTGAATTTCGTGGTGATTGGCGGCGGACCCACGGGCGTGGAGCTTGCGGGCGCGATCCGCGACATTGCGCAGTACTACATGAAGCACGACTTCCGGCACATCAATCCGCAGAAAGCAAAGGTTTTGCTGCTCGATGGCGGTGAGCGGCTGCTGGCTGCGTATCCGCCGGATCTGAGTGCAAAGGCGCAGAAGGAGTTGGAGGCCCTGGGGGTTGAGGTCCACCTGGGGTGCCACGTGACGGGAATTGAGCCTGGCTGGGTCGAGACTGGTGGGCCGCGTCCTCTTGGAAAGCTTGAGGCTGCGGTCATTCTTTGGGCGGCGGGTGTGCAGGCTTCGCCGCTGGGCAAGATGCTGGGAGGGGAGACGGATAAGCGCGGATGCGTGATCGTAGACGATCAACTCAATCCAGCCAATCTGGCTAATGTGTTTGTTTTGGGCGATTTGGCGCACTTTGTTCAAGACGGGAAGCAGGTTCCCGGGGTGGCGCAGCCGGCAATGCAGATGGGGGATCATGTCGCGAAGATGATCAGCGCCGACCTGAAGGGGGCTAAGCGACCCGCCTTCAGGTACTTCGACAAGGGCGACATGGCTACGATCGGACGCATGTCGGCGGTCGCGGATGTGAAGTGGCCGTTCAAGGCGCACATGGGCGGATTTCCGGCCTGGTTCACGTGGCTCACCGTGCACATCTTCTTCCTGATCGGGTTCAGGAACCGCATAGCCGTTTTGTTCACATGGGTTTGGAGCTACTTCAGCTTTACGCGGAGCGCGCGCCTGATTACGGGAGATCAGCGGCTACCGGGGTGGCAGGAACAGGTCGAAGCTGGTCCGGCGCGACCGTCCGCGGCGGTGTCTGCGCAGACTGGAGTCAGTGGTTCGAGGGCAGCTGACTAA
- a CDS encoding TetR/AcrR family transcriptional regulator: MPKKIKPEVAGPESAGPEPSRREEILEAMLDLVVEQGLQAPMSALAKRSRASPGVIYHYFPSKDELIRAIYQRVRASKRDILLEGVRAEMPPREALLLVWLNAYRFYRTHLRETRFLDQYLNSPYCSPAGDAEEADSDFAPILKLLQPKKKGGVMKDLPQEAVTSLTLGLAADLAKAPRAFSKATLMRIAETVWAAVAEESE, encoded by the coding sequence ATGCCGAAGAAAATCAAGCCCGAGGTCGCCGGCCCCGAGTCTGCCGGTCCCGAACCATCGAGGCGCGAAGAGATTCTGGAGGCCATGCTGGACCTGGTGGTGGAGCAGGGGCTGCAGGCTCCGATGTCTGCTCTGGCAAAGCGGTCGAGGGCCAGCCCGGGGGTGATCTATCACTACTTTCCGAGCAAGGACGAGTTGATTCGAGCGATCTACCAGCGGGTGCGCGCAAGCAAGCGCGATATTTTGCTGGAAGGCGTGAGGGCGGAGATGCCGCCGCGCGAGGCTCTGCTGCTGGTGTGGCTGAATGCGTACCGCTTCTATCGCACGCACTTGCGTGAAACGCGCTTTCTGGATCAGTACCTCAATTCGCCCTACTGTTCGCCCGCGGGGGACGCGGAGGAGGCGGATTCCGATTTCGCACCGATTCTCAAGCTGCTGCAGCCGAAGAAGAAGGGCGGAGTGATGAAGGACCTTCCCCAGGAGGCTGTGACCAGCCTGACCTTGGGGCTTGCGGCGGATTTGGCGAAGGCGCCGAGGGCGTTCTCGAAGGCTACGCTGATGCGGATTGCGGAGACGGTCTGGGCGGCGGTTGCTGAGGAGTCGGAGTAA
- a CDS encoding glycosyltransferase: protein MKRFSRTWEDRLPMAEKQIFYDPDRKRWKRLRRVLDAIAVVTTLVVAGFVFNSLRGQPLPELLLPSHKHNYKALDYRSYHGGRDRTPLLKGARPQPTRRKTNLKPSEVALNTGEGLRAAFYVPDDATSYSSFKEHVHQIDLLFPKWLHVNAPDPELMAMSGENTLQEFKVIDGSTVHDPDDLNKIKHVIQETKVDTEIFPLVNNFNPHSQKWDPAIGDMLADDAKRAALENQIMRFFTALPAYRGLSLDFESLNDNRMPAYVQFIQEIYAQLRARKLQLYVNLGTGADDPTLQQVAANSDGIILMNYDQHEVESEPGPIAAQNWFTANLQRALKVVPREKIICAIGNYGYDWTMSMPQAPKDRRGRPKGKAPKPQVVDTEDLSVSDVWQRASDADADLNIDYDTLNPHFEYIDEDSQERHVVWFLDAVTVLNQMRAARQLGIQTFALWRLGSEDSSLWNVWDKPSSAQALQALGSVQPGHDVDTEGDGDIIKVTGLPKVGKRTVEVDTDEPDPRKKLIVDEHMDVYPNTYTIRQYGYHPNKVAISFDDGPDAKWTPRILDILKQRGVHATFMMIGEEAQQHINVMERVAREGHEIGNHTYSHPDISEISQRQLDFEISLTNRLFASKLGVQPLYFRPPYDIDEEPDTDDQAAPVVRIQQNGLTVVGNKIDTDDWDERIKKTPQEIAQSVLDQLNRMKTKPQFRGSVILMHDGGGDRSVTVAALPVLIDTLRAHGYEFVQVSELMGKSTADVMPKLGFWQQVRAWPDAVAFSVLAIIFNFIVYVFFLGDILMSARLVLVGIFAIIDRLRRPHREASPGFHPRVAVLVPSYNEEKVIVRTIRSVLNSDYDNIRVIVIDDGSKDRTAEVAREAYEAEIKAGHVTVLEKANGGKAAALNYALDHVDEGIYVGIDADTVIATDAISKLIPHFEDAEIGAVAGNAKVGNRVNLWTRWQALEYITSQNFERRALNLFNVVTVVPGAIGAWRTEAVKEAGCYPVNTVAEDADLTMSLLEHGLKVTYEDRALAFTEAPINANGLMRQRFRWSFGTLQAVWKHRAAFLRNKAMGLFALPNILIFQMLLPLVSPFIDLMFVFGILHYFWDRHFHPESVSAANFQKLLVYFLTFLVIDFFTSAVAFSLERRHPANKGDGWLLFHIWLQRFSYRQLFSLVLFKTIKRAIDGKPFNWDKLERTAKMSKQTEALTETQ from the coding sequence GTGAAGAGGTTTTCGCGCACGTGGGAAGATCGGCTGCCGATGGCTGAAAAGCAAATTTTTTACGACCCGGACCGCAAGCGGTGGAAGCGACTTCGCCGCGTTCTTGATGCGATTGCAGTTGTTACGACGCTTGTGGTGGCCGGATTTGTCTTCAACAGCCTACGCGGGCAGCCGTTGCCGGAGCTACTACTTCCAAGTCACAAGCATAACTACAAAGCGCTGGATTACCGCTCGTATCATGGCGGACGTGACCGGACGCCGCTGCTGAAGGGCGCGCGGCCACAGCCAACGCGGCGCAAGACGAACCTGAAGCCCTCGGAAGTGGCGCTGAACACGGGTGAAGGGCTAAGGGCGGCGTTCTATGTGCCGGACGATGCGACCAGCTACTCGTCGTTCAAGGAGCATGTGCACCAGATCGACCTGCTGTTTCCGAAGTGGCTGCATGTGAATGCGCCTGATCCGGAACTGATGGCGATGAGCGGCGAGAACACGCTGCAGGAGTTCAAGGTCATCGACGGGAGCACGGTACACGATCCTGACGACCTGAACAAGATCAAGCACGTGATCCAGGAGACGAAGGTTGACACGGAGATTTTTCCTCTGGTCAACAACTTCAATCCACACTCGCAGAAGTGGGATCCGGCAATTGGGGACATGCTGGCCGACGATGCCAAGCGGGCGGCGCTCGAGAACCAGATCATGCGGTTCTTCACGGCGCTGCCGGCCTATCGCGGGCTGTCTTTGGATTTCGAGAGCCTAAACGACAACCGCATGCCGGCGTATGTGCAGTTCATTCAGGAGATCTACGCGCAGTTGCGGGCGCGGAAGCTTCAGCTCTATGTGAACCTGGGCACCGGCGCCGACGACCCGACGCTGCAGCAGGTAGCGGCCAATTCAGACGGCATCATCCTGATGAACTATGACCAGCACGAGGTGGAGAGCGAGCCGGGGCCGATCGCCGCACAGAACTGGTTCACCGCTAACTTGCAGCGCGCGCTCAAGGTAGTTCCGCGCGAGAAGATCATCTGCGCAATCGGCAATTACGGGTACGACTGGACGATGTCGATGCCGCAAGCGCCGAAGGACAGGCGCGGAAGGCCGAAGGGGAAAGCGCCGAAGCCGCAGGTTGTAGATACGGAGGACCTGTCGGTTTCGGACGTGTGGCAGCGGGCATCGGATGCGGACGCAGATCTGAACATCGACTACGACACGCTGAACCCGCACTTTGAGTACATCGATGAAGACAGCCAGGAACGGCACGTGGTGTGGTTCCTGGATGCGGTGACAGTGCTGAACCAGATGCGGGCGGCGCGGCAGCTCGGCATTCAGACGTTTGCACTGTGGCGGCTGGGATCGGAAGACTCGTCGCTGTGGAACGTGTGGGACAAGCCGAGCAGTGCACAGGCTCTGCAGGCGCTGGGCTCAGTGCAGCCGGGGCATGACGTGGACACGGAGGGCGACGGCGACATTATTAAGGTGACCGGTTTGCCGAAGGTGGGCAAACGCACGGTGGAGGTGGATACCGACGAGCCCGATCCGCGCAAGAAGCTGATTGTGGACGAACACATGGACGTGTATCCCAATACGTACACGATCCGGCAGTACGGGTATCACCCCAACAAGGTAGCGATCAGTTTTGACGATGGCCCCGACGCGAAGTGGACGCCGAGGATTCTCGACATCCTGAAGCAGAGGGGCGTGCACGCCACATTCATGATGATTGGCGAGGAGGCGCAGCAGCACATCAACGTGATGGAGCGCGTGGCGCGTGAAGGGCACGAGATTGGCAATCACACGTACTCGCATCCGGACATCAGCGAAATTTCGCAGCGGCAGCTCGACTTTGAAATTAGCCTGACGAATCGCTTGTTTGCGAGCAAGCTGGGCGTGCAGCCGTTGTATTTCAGGCCGCCGTACGACATTGATGAAGAGCCGGATACGGACGACCAGGCCGCGCCGGTGGTGCGCATTCAGCAGAATGGGCTGACGGTAGTCGGCAACAAGATCGACACCGATGATTGGGACGAGCGGATTAAGAAGACGCCGCAGGAGATTGCGCAGTCGGTGCTGGATCAGTTGAACCGGATGAAGACGAAGCCGCAGTTCCGCGGATCGGTCATCCTGATGCACGACGGCGGCGGCGACCGCTCAGTCACGGTGGCGGCGCTGCCGGTGCTGATCGATACGCTGCGTGCGCACGGCTACGAGTTCGTGCAGGTATCGGAGCTGATGGGCAAGTCCACCGCGGACGTGATGCCGAAGCTCGGCTTCTGGCAGCAGGTGCGCGCATGGCCCGATGCTGTGGCGTTCTCAGTGCTGGCGATCATTTTCAACTTCATCGTGTACGTGTTCTTCCTGGGCGACATCCTGATGAGCGCGCGGCTGGTGCTGGTGGGCATTTTCGCCATCATCGACCGGCTGCGGCGGCCGCATCGCGAGGCGTCACCGGGGTTCCATCCGCGCGTGGCGGTGCTGGTACCTTCTTACAACGAAGAGAAGGTCATCGTGCGCACGATCCGGTCTGTGCTGAATTCGGACTACGACAACATTCGCGTGATCGTGATCGACGACGGGTCAAAAGATCGCACTGCGGAAGTTGCGCGCGAGGCGTACGAGGCGGAGATCAAGGCCGGGCATGTGACTGTGCTAGAGAAAGCAAACGGCGGCAAGGCCGCGGCGCTGAACTATGCGCTGGATCATGTGGATGAAGGCATCTACGTGGGCATTGATGCCGATACGGTGATTGCCACGGATGCGATTTCGAAGCTGATTCCGCACTTTGAAGATGCGGAGATTGGCGCAGTGGCGGGCAATGCGAAGGTGGGCAATCGCGTGAACCTTTGGACGCGGTGGCAGGCGTTGGAGTACATCACGAGCCAGAATTTTGAACGGCGCGCGCTGAACCTGTTCAACGTGGTGACCGTGGTTCCGGGTGCGATTGGGGCATGGCGCACCGAGGCGGTGAAGGAAGCCGGCTGCTATCCAGTGAATACCGTGGCTGAGGACGCCGATCTGACAATGAGCCTGCTGGAGCATGGGCTGAAGGTGACGTACGAAGATCGTGCACTGGCGTTTACCGAAGCTCCGATTAACGCGAACGGGCTGATGCGGCAGCGGTTCCGCTGGTCGTTCGGAACGCTGCAGGCAGTGTGGAAGCATCGCGCGGCGTTTCTGCGCAACAAGGCGATGGGGCTGTTTGCGCTGCCGAATATTCTGATTTTCCAGATGCTGCTGCCGCTGGTGTCACCATTCATCGATTTGATGTTTGTGTTTGGGATCCTGCACTACTTCTGGGATCGCCACTTCCATCCGGAGTCGGTATCGGCGGCGAATTTCCAGAAGCTGCTGGTGTATTTCCTGACGTTCCTGGTGATCGACTTCTTTACGTCGGCGGTGGCATTCAGTCTGGAGCGGCGACATCCGGCGAACAAGGGAGATGGCTGGCTGTTGTTCCATATCTGGCTGCAGCGGTTCAGCTACAGACAATTGTTCTCGCTTGTCTTGTTCAAGACGATTAAGCGGGCGATTGATGGGAAGCCGTTCAACTGGGACAAGCTGGAGCGTACGGCGAAAATGAGCAAGCAGACCGAGGCGCTCACGGAGACGCAGTGA
- the serS gene encoding serine--tRNA ligase produces MLDLNFVRGNLALVEEKLRARGADPAALLGNFHALDKERRQAITQAETLKARRNELSQQVGQLKKTGQDASALMEETRKLKESLDELDKRAATLDEQMRFSLASIPNLTRDEVPVGRSEEDNVVVKTWGEKRAFDFEPKPHWELGEGLGILDLERAAKLSGARFAVYMGAGARLERALIGFMLDTHTAKHGYTEVLPPFMVNSRSLFGTGQLPKFAEDLFRCSDADAESAAKGEFRDADHWLIPTAEVPVTNLYRDETLDEARLPIALTAYTPCFRAEAGAAGKDTRGIIRQHQFQKVELVKFVKPEESDAEHERLTRDAEEILEALGLPYRRMLLCTGDTGFSSAKTFDLEVWLPGQQLYREISSCSNFEGFQARRANIRYKPAGGKAKSEFVHTLNGSGLAVGRTWLAILENYQQADGSVVVPDALRPYMGGLEIISGQ; encoded by the coding sequence ATGCTCGATCTGAATTTTGTTCGGGGAAACCTAGCCCTAGTGGAAGAGAAACTGCGTGCGCGCGGGGCCGATCCGGCGGCGCTACTGGGGAATTTTCATGCTCTAGATAAGGAGCGGCGACAGGCCATTACGCAGGCCGAGACGCTGAAGGCGCGGCGCAATGAGCTGAGCCAGCAGGTGGGGCAGCTCAAAAAGACGGGGCAGGACGCGTCGGCTCTGATGGAGGAGACGCGGAAGCTCAAGGAGAGTCTGGACGAGCTGGACAAGCGCGCCGCTACGCTGGATGAACAGATGCGGTTCTCGCTGGCGAGCATTCCGAACCTGACGCGGGACGAGGTTCCGGTAGGGCGGTCGGAAGAAGACAACGTCGTTGTGAAGACGTGGGGCGAGAAGCGCGCGTTTGACTTCGAGCCGAAACCGCACTGGGAGCTGGGCGAGGGCCTGGGGATTCTGGACCTGGAGCGCGCGGCGAAGCTGAGCGGGGCGCGGTTTGCGGTCTACATGGGCGCGGGCGCAAGGCTGGAGCGAGCGCTGATTGGGTTCATGCTGGACACGCACACGGCGAAGCATGGGTACACCGAGGTACTGCCGCCGTTTATGGTGAACAGCCGGAGTTTGTTCGGGACGGGGCAGTTGCCGAAGTTCGCAGAGGATCTGTTCCGGTGTTCGGATGCGGATGCGGAGAGTGCGGCGAAGGGCGAGTTCAGGGACGCGGATCACTGGCTGATTCCCACGGCCGAGGTGCCGGTAACGAACCTGTATCGCGACGAGACTCTGGACGAGGCGCGGCTCCCTATTGCTTTGACGGCGTATACGCCTTGTTTCCGGGCGGAGGCAGGCGCGGCGGGCAAGGATACGAGGGGGATCATCCGGCAGCATCAATTTCAAAAAGTGGAGCTGGTGAAATTTGTGAAGCCGGAGGAGTCGGACGCGGAGCACGAGCGGCTGACGCGGGATGCCGAGGAGATTCTGGAGGCGCTGGGACTTCCCTATCGGCGCATGCTGCTGTGCACGGGCGATACGGGGTTCTCGTCGGCGAAGACGTTTGATTTGGAAGTGTGGCTGCCGGGACAGCAGTTGTACCGGGAGATTTCGTCGTGCTCGAATTTTGAGGGGTTCCAGGCGCGGCGGGCGAATATCCGCTACAAGCCGGCGGGCGGCAAGGCGAAGAGCGAGTTTGTGCATACGCTGAACGGGAGCGGCCTGGCAGTTGGACGGACCTGGCTGGCAATTTTGGAGAACTATCAGCAGGCCGATGGGTCGGTTGTGGTGCCGGATGCGCTGCGGCCGTATATGGGCGGGCTGGAAATCATAAGCGGTCAGTGA
- a CDS encoding ArnT family glycosyltransferase: MEPASSSQSTSRRAGIVRVLSIVSTVCALLGGAVLRFWMIYNFFEVRDDSQLYGGIAKNLLLHHRYAITDGSGALHDTLIRLPGYPLFLAACFRVFGIENYFAPVCIQILAELGGCVLLSMLAWRLTHRLSAVQATLWLSCLCPFTAIYAAEPLTEAPTLFCIAITMWAVVRFRRWGDWRSVLAFTFAVASAALLRPDGALVGLVFALPMLGGARDRLGSGGWRSFYGASLGYGELRKVIVCIVLVLVPFAAWTWRNWTTFQVFQPLAPRYATDPGEPTWPGFQSWMKTWCIDFTSTYQIYWNMPGPIDVRNVPSRAWDFPEQQEETLQLFADYHANGDELSQSLDDRFAQLANQRIRADSFRYYFELPLLRVGDMLFRPRVENLPIDLDWWHYGNHRAETRFSWFYAGLNALYFLLGFIGLCFRPPLAKWMLLYFVLRCLLLATIEAPEARYTIEFFPMLFVLGGIAIARFVPQKQTAQAL, from the coding sequence ATGGAACCCGCCTCCTCCAGTCAATCGACGTCGCGCCGAGCTGGCATCGTTCGGGTTCTCTCCATCGTGTCCACCGTCTGCGCTCTTCTCGGCGGAGCGGTGCTTCGCTTCTGGATGATTTACAACTTCTTCGAGGTCCGCGACGACTCCCAGCTCTACGGCGGAATCGCCAAGAACCTCCTGCTTCACCACCGCTACGCCATCACCGACGGCAGCGGAGCCCTGCACGACACGCTCATTCGCCTGCCCGGGTACCCGCTCTTCCTCGCTGCCTGCTTCCGCGTTTTCGGCATCGAAAACTACTTTGCGCCCGTCTGCATTCAGATCCTCGCCGAGCTTGGAGGCTGCGTCCTCCTCTCCATGCTCGCCTGGCGCCTCACCCATCGCCTCTCCGCCGTGCAGGCCACCCTCTGGCTCTCCTGCCTCTGCCCCTTTACCGCCATCTACGCGGCCGAGCCGCTCACGGAAGCGCCCACCCTGTTCTGCATTGCAATAACCATGTGGGCCGTGGTGCGGTTCCGCCGCTGGGGCGACTGGCGTTCCGTGCTTGCATTCACATTCGCCGTCGCTTCCGCAGCGCTCCTCCGGCCCGACGGCGCGCTCGTCGGCCTCGTCTTTGCACTCCCCATGCTCGGGGGAGCCCGCGATCGCCTCGGCTCAGGTGGATGGCGGTCCTTCTATGGCGCAAGCCTCGGTTATGGAGAGCTGCGCAAAGTCATCGTCTGCATCGTGCTTGTCCTCGTGCCCTTCGCCGCCTGGACTTGGCGCAACTGGACCACCTTCCAGGTCTTCCAGCCGCTCGCACCCCGCTACGCCACTGACCCCGGCGAACCCACGTGGCCCGGCTTCCAGAGCTGGATGAAAACCTGGTGCATCGACTTCACATCCACCTACCAGATCTACTGGAACATGCCTGGCCCCATCGACGTCAGGAACGTACCTTCCCGCGCCTGGGATTTCCCCGAACAACAGGAAGAAACCCTCCAGCTCTTCGCCGATTACCACGCCAACGGGGACGAGTTGTCTCAATCCCTCGACGATCGCTTTGCCCAGCTCGCCAACCAGCGCATCAGAGCCGACTCGTTTCGCTACTACTTCGAGCTCCCGCTCCTGCGCGTCGGCGATATGCTCTTCCGTCCCCGCGTAGAAAACCTCCCAATCGATCTCGATTGGTGGCATTACGGCAACCACCGAGCTGAAACGCGCTTCAGCTGGTTCTACGCCGGCCTAAACGCGCTCTACTTCCTCCTCGGATTCATTGGCCTCTGCTTCCGCCCCCCGCTCGCAAAGTGGATGCTCCTCTACTTCGTCCTCCGCTGCCTCCTGCTTGCCACCATCGAAGCCCCCGAAGCCCGCTACACCATCGAGTTCTTCCCCATGCTCTTCGTCCTTGGCGGCATCGCCATCGCCCGCTTCGTCCCCCAAAAGCAAACGGCCCAGGCGCTCTAA